Part of the Kitasatospora cineracea genome is shown below.
GGTTCGGTGGGGCGGGCCCGGCGGCCCGGCGGTGTGACGATCGTTCCGTGTGCGGTGGATCGGCGGACAGAGTACCCGTACTCAACTGCGCTGCGCGGGGCGGGTGGTGGCGGATGGCCCGGTCCGCGGGAGGTGTAGGGCGCGGACGGCCGGCGCGGGCCGACCGTCCTGCCGGGGGCCACGTCAGCCGGTGTCGGGCAGGCCGGGAGCGGCCAGTGGCTTCGCGTAGCACCTGTCCCAGTGCCAGAACGCCGGTCCGCGACGGTGAGACGGCGAAAAACAGGTGAGCCGGCCGGTGGGATTCGTCGATGATGGTCACCATGGGCCGCCACGTGATCGAACCCCCTGGCCGTGACGACGCCGCGGCGCTGGGCCCGCTGCAGTTGAGGGTCTGGCTGCAGACGTATCCCTGCACGGACGCCGGGATCGACGAGGGCTGGATCCGCGAGCACCGCGGCTCCTCCGCCACCGCGGAGGGGATCGCCCGGTGGCGGGAGTTCATCGAAGCGGCGGCGAGACAGCCGGACCTGCTGTTCTGCCGTGTCGTCCGCTCCGGAACGGAGATCGTCGGTTTCCTGTGCGGCCGCCGGGACGAGATGGTCGCCCTCGGACCGATGTACCTGCTGGACGAGGCCCAGGGCCGGGGCACCGGAGACCGGCTGATGGACGAGTTCCTCACCTGGGCGGGAGCCGCGCCTGTGCGCCTGTGGGTCACCGACTACAACGAACGCGCGATCCGCTTCTACCGGCGCCACGGATTCGAGGCGACAGGCGAACGAGAGCTCTGGCGGGGGAAACTGCCGAACCTCCGCATGGTCCGTGACGCCCCACCTGACGGAAACCCCGGCTGAGGGGGTCGTACGCGGTCGTTGACTGATCGTTTCAGCATGGGAGCCGGACGGTCAGTCGTCGTCGAGTCGCTGTAGAACCTGTGCGAAGTCGCCGTCGTCGAGCAGGCCAGCCAGCACCTGCGTCCACGCTGGTCGAGTGCGGGCGCTCCGGGAGGCGGTCAAGCGCTCCGACCCGGCCGGACGGGTCGAGTGTGGGCTATTGCGCCGGCAAGTCGCGGTGGCCGCCCGCCCGGGTGGCGGCCGGAGTGAGGTCGGGCCAGGGGTGTCCCGTCCGGGTGGAGGCGGCGGAGCGTAGGAGGTCGAGGACGGTGTGCCCCGGGTGGTTGCGGAAACTCGGGTGGGCGGCGCGGTGGTAGCAGCTCCAGTAGCTCACGACGCGCCGTTGGGTGCGGGCGAAGAAGGCCGGGTTCTCCGCGATGAACTGTCCGTAGGCGAGGTGTGCGGCGGTGCCCGGGGCGGCGAGGCCGGAAAGCGCGTCGCGGATGACGACCAGGATCTCCAGGACGTACTCGCCGACCAGTTGCACGACGAACGGGACGACCCAGGGGTCTACGGATCCGACGATCTCCTCCAGGTGGCGCTGCCGGATTCGCCCGTCCCGGCTCCGCGTGTAGAGGCAGTGCAGGAGCTGCCGTTGGCGCTCCGACAGCGACGCCACCGCGCGGGCCGGCGGCTCGTCGTTGTAGAGGCGCCCGGGGACGGTGACCTGCCGGCCCCCGACGAGGACGGGGAACGGGGTGATCGGCCGGAAACGGGAGGCGGGCATGACCGCCAGCACCGCTCGGGCGTCTTCGGCGAGTTCGGCCGGGAACGCGGCGGTCAGCGGGGCGTTGCCGGTGGAGGGCGGCTGCACGGGCTGATCATAGGGTCCGGCCGACGGCGGGCGGACGGGCAATTCGCCTCCTGGCGTCGACCGAGCCGTTCCGGCCTCTCCTCGACGTCCGTGCCCGTGCCCGTGTCCGCTCCGGTCGGCCGGCCGGTCGGCTGTTCTTGCCGGAGGTCGGCGCGGGGGGCTTCCGGGGCGGGTGTTCAACAGGGGGTGGAACTTTCAACACATTCAAGGCTCATATGACTGGATGGTGGGTGTACTGATTGGGCACTGTGGTGGCGGGCCGGACGCCGGCCGCGCCGAGGGGGGTCGGCGCGGGGGCGGGCGTGGTGCGGCCCCTGCCGGATCGGCCCTCTCGCTGCTGCGGAGCGTGCAGTCATGCCCGTGTCGGTTCACATGTTTCCAGGCCAGGGGGACTTCCCCGTGCAGGTGCTGTCCCGGGCCGCCGCCCGGGACGGGGCGCTGCGCCGCGCGTTGCGGGCCGTCTACGAGGAGATCGACGCCAGCGCCGGCGCCGGGGCACTGCCGTCGCCGGCCGCTCTGCTGCTGGGTGCGGACCCGCCCGGCGGGCGGGAGTTGGCGCGGGGGCCGGTCGGGCTCCAGCAGGTGGCGCACTACGGGGCGGCGGTGGCCTGGCAGCGGGTGCTGGCCGCGCGGTACGGGCCGCCGGACGCGCTGCTGGCCGTCAGTTTCGGTGAGCTCGCCGCGCTGACCGCGGCCGGCGCCTGGACGGTCGGGGCCGGGGCGCGGGCCGCGTACGGGCTGGCCGGGGTGCTGGCGCGGACGCCCGGCGGGCTGACGCTGATCGGGTGCGGGGAGGCGCGGGCGGCCGAACTGGCGGCGCGGGCCGGGGGCGGGCGGGTGGCGGTCGGCTGCGTCAACAGCCCCCGGGAGTGCGTGCTCGGCGGGCCGCCGGACCGGCTGGCCGCCGTCGAGGGGCTGGCAGCGGCCGAGGGACTGAGCGCCGTCCGGCTGCACCTCCCGTTCGGCTCGCACCACCCCGAACTGGGCCGGCAGCGCGGCGAGTTCGAGGAGGTGCTGCGCGACGGGCCGCCGATCGGGCCGACCGCCGTGCCGGTCTACTCGGCCGTCGCGGGACGCCGCTACACCCCGGCCGACGACCTGGCGGCCCGCGTCGCCGACTGCCTGGTCCGGCCCGCCCACCTGCCCCGGGTCCTCGCCCTGCTGGCCGCCCACGGCCACACCGACTACCGCGAGGCCGGACCGGGCAGCGCGCTCGGCCGCAACGCCGCCGACTGCCTGCGCGGCACCGGCGCCCGCGTGCACGCCACGGGGGAGGAAGACAGCGAGAGGGGACCGCGAACGGTGACGACGGACCGCACCCTGGACGAACTGCTGCACGGCCGCCACCACCCCGGCCGGCTGCCCCGCCTGCACCGGGCGCTGGCCCGGTACCCCTACCGGGTCGCCGAGGCCGCGGCCGAACGCGAGCCCTACCTGTACCGCCGGCTGCGGGCCCTGCTGCGGGCCCTGCCCGCGGCCGCCGACCTGCACGCCGACCCCGACGGGCTGGCCGCGGCGCTGGCCTGGGCCGCTGTCGCCGATCCCCGGCTCGGGATGACGGTGGTCACCCAGAGCGTCCTCGGGCAGGGGTCGCTGCTGCGGCTGGCCGGTGCGCGCAAGGGCGTCGCCCCGGAACTCGGCGCGGTCGACGCGGGCGACCTGCGGATCGGCTACCTGGTGACCGAGGCGGGCCGGGCCAGCAGCCACCTCGGCGCCGGCACCGTGGCCGAATTCCGGCCGGAGCGGCGGGAGTTCGTGCTGCGTACCGCCGAGGAGGCGGACGTCAAGTTCGGCGGGGTGCCGCAGTACCCGGGCCCGCGCGGGGCCGTGGTGATCGCCCGCGCGGTGGACGCGGCGGGCCGGGCGGGCGGGGTGTTCGCCTTCCTGGTCCGGCTCGCCGACCACGACGGGCCCCGCCCCGGGGTGGCGCTCTCCCCGCCCGTCCCGGTCGGCGCGCTCCCGCTCAGCTACCACCGGGTCCGGTTCGACGGCGTCCGCGTCCCCGAGGCGCACTGGCTGCGCGACGACGCCGACCTCGACGCGGACGGGCACCTGCACGACCCGCGCACCCCCGAGGACCGGCTGCGCCGCACCCTCGCGGTCGGCCAGGACCTGTGGGGCGTCCTGCCCACCGCGCTGGCCGCGCTCGCCCGGCAGTCCGCGGTGCTCGCCGTCCGGCACTCCCGCCACCGCGAGACCCGGGCCGCGCTCGCCCCCGGCAGCCCGCTGCTCGCCCACCGCAGCCAGCAGCGCGCCCTGCTCGGCGCCCTCGCCGACGCCTTCGCGCTCAGCTGCGCCGCCGCCCGGGCCCGCGAACTGCTCGCCGCCGCCCGGGAGTCCGACGCCGCGGGCGCGGAGAGCGGCTTCGCGCCGTGGGCCGCCGTCAGCCGCCCGCTGTCCGCGTACAAGGCGCACTGCGCCGACGAGGCGGAGCGGATCATCGCCGAGTGCCAGCGCCGCTGCGGCCACGCCGGGCTCGCCGACGGCAACCGGCTGGCCGGCTACCACGGCTTCGCCCGCTCCTTCGACCCGGCCGGCGGCGACAGCCGGCTGATCCGCTACGACCTCGGGCGCGCCCTGCTGGCGGAGGCCGGCCCCGGCGGGCCCCCGCCGGTCCCGGCCGACCTCGGCGACCCCGGCTGGTGGCCCGCCGTCCTGGCCCGGCACCAGCACACCCTGACCGACTGGCTGCGGCGCGCCACCGCCGAGCGGGCCCGCGGCGGCGCCACCCCCTTCGAGGTGTGGAACCCGCTGCTCGACCGGGCGGCCGAACTCGGCGCGGCGTACGCCGCCCGGCTCGCCGCCGAGGACCTCCCGCGCGCCCTGGCCGCCCTCCCGCCGGACGGGGCCACCGACGCCCTCGCCCACCTCGCCGCCCTGCGCGCCGCCGACCGGACGGCCGGCGCCCTGCTGCGCCACCGCACCCTCGCCCCCGGCGAGCTGGCCGGGCTGGAGAACGCCCTCGAACGCGGCTACGACCGGCTGCTGCCGCACCTGGAGCAGGTCGAGCGGGCCTTCGCCTTCCCCGACGACATCGTCCTTCCGGAGGGATCCCCCGACGGGTTCCCGGAAGGCTTCCCCGACGGCCCCGCCCGGGAGGGCCGTCCCGAGGGGCCGAACGCCCCGTCCGGGCGGGGGTTCCCCGAGTGAGGAGTGCGCGGTGGTGAACGCGGTGGGCGTGTGGGGCACCGGGCGGTACGTGCCGGTGCGGGTGCGGGGCAACGGGGAGGTGGCGGCCGGGGCCGGGGTGACGCCGGAGTGGATCGCGGAGCGGACGGGGGTGCGGCGGCGGCACGTCGCGGCGGACGGGCAGGCGGCCTCGGACCTCGCCGCCGAGGCGGTGCGCCGGGCGCTGGCCTCGGCCGGGGTGCCGGCGGAGCGGCTCGGCCTGCTGGTGTGCGCGACGTCCACGCCGGACGAGCTGGGCCCGGCCACGGCCTGCCGGGTGCAGGCGCTGGTCGGGGCCGGCAACGCCGTCGCGCTGGACGTGTCGGCGGCCTGCTCGGGCTGGCTGTTCGGGGCGAAGGTCGCGCACGACTGGCTGCGCGAGGCGGACGGGCCGGTGCTCGCCGTGGTGGTCGGGGCGGAGGCGTACTCGAAGTTCCTGGACCCGGCGGACCGGGCCACCGCCGTGCTGTTCGCGGACGGCGCCGCCGCCACCGTGCTGGGCCCGGTGGAACCGCCGGGCGGGCTGGGCGGGTTCCGGCTCGGCACGGACGGGCGGCTCGCCGACCGGGTGCTGATCCCGGCCGGGGGCAGCCGCCGCCCGGCGACCCGGGAGACCCTCGCGGAGGGCGCGCACCGGATCCGGATGGACGGCCGGACGGTGAGCCGGTTCATCCGGGACGCCTTCCCGCGGATGCTGCACGAGACGCTGGAGCGGCACGGCCTGGGCGTCGACGACATCGACCACGTGATCACCCACCAGCCCAACCCGGTCCTGGTGCGCCGGCTCGCCGCCGAGGCGGGCCTCGCCGACCGGATGACCGTGGTCGGCGACCTGGTGGGCAACATCGGCGCCGCCAGCGCCCCGTACGCGCTGGCCACCGCGCACGCCGAGGGCCGGCTGCGGCCCGGCGACCTGATCCTGCTGACCGTCTTCGGGGCCGGCATGACCTGGGGCAGCGCCCTGCTGCGCTGGTCCGCGGCCCCGGGGGGAACCGACCACGAACGGAAGGACGCACTGCCATGAGCAAGAGCACACTGCCGGGGGCGTTCCGGCTGGACGGCGCCCGCGCGCTGGTCACCGGGGCGTCGCGGGGCATCGGCCGGGCCTGCGCGCTGGCGCTGGCCGAGGCCGGGTGCGACCTGGTGCTGAGCGCCCGGACCGGGGCCGCGCTGCGGGAGGCGGCCGAGGAGGCCGAGGGGCACGGGGTGCGGGCCGTGGCGCTGGCCGCGGACCTGGCCGACCCGGGCGCGCCGAGCGCCCTGGTGGAGCGGGCGGCCGCGGCGCTCGGCGGGATCGACGTGCTGCTGCACAACGCCGGGGTGCTGCCCACCGCGGCGGACGGCAGCCCCGTCCTGGTGCCGTTCCAGCACTCCACCCAGCAGGACTGGGAGCACGTGATCGCCGTCAACCTGAACGCGACGGCCGAGATCTGCCGGGCCGCGCACCCGCACCTGGCGGCGTCTGACCGGGCCTCGCTGATCCTGATGTCCTCGGCGTCGGGAGTGATGGGCACCCCGCTGCTGGACGCGTACGCCGCGACCAAGGCCGGGCAGATCTCGCTGGCCCGCAGCCTGGGCGTCGGCTGGGCCCGCGAGGGCATCCGGGTCAACGCGGTCTGTCCCGGCTGGATCACCACCGACATGACCAGCTTCGCGTCCGGCACCGAGCCGTTCTCGCAGTGGCTGATGGCGCACGTCCCGCAGGGCCGCTGGGGCACCCCCGAGGACGTCGCCGGGGCGGTGCTGTTCCTCGCCTCGCCCGCCTCCGCGCTGGTCACCGCGCAGGCCCTGGTGCTGGACGGCGGCCTGAGCACCCCCGACGGCGGACTCGGGGCCATCCCCAAGCCGCCCTCCCCGTTCGCGGCCTGAGGGGGCGTCCGGTGCCCCGCGCAGCCGTCGTCGGGATCGGCTCCTGCCTGCCCGCCCGCAGCGTCGACAACCAGGAGGTGATCACCGAGGGGTGCCTCGACAGCAGCGACGAGTGGATCCGCCGGCGCACCGGCATCCACCGCCGCCGGCGCGCCGCACCCGGCACCGCCACCGGAGACCTGGCCGTGTACGCCGCGGCCGCCGCGATCGAATCCGCCGACGCCGCACCGGACTTCGTGCTGCTCGCCACCACCACCCCCGACCACCCCTGCCCCGCCACCGCACCCGCCGTCGCCCACCGGCTCGGCCTGCCGCGGGTCCCCGCCCTCGACCTGTCCGCGGTCTGCTCCGGCTTCCTGTACGCGCTGGCCACCGCCGACGCGCTGGTCCGCGCCGGGGCCTGCCGCCACCCGCTGGTGATCGGCGCCGACACCTACTCCACCATCGTCGACCCCACCGACCGGGACACCGCCGCCCTGTTCGGCGACGGCGCCGGGGCGGTGCTGCTGGCCGCCGCCGAGGACGGCGCGCCCGGCGCGCTGCACGCCGCCGACCTGGGCAGCGACGGCGGCGGTGCCGCCCTGATCACCATCGACGCGGGCGGCTCCCGCCACCCCGACCGGCAGCGGCAGGATCCGGACGGGCACTGGTTCCGGATGCGCGGCCGCTCCGTCTACGGCCGGGCCGTCCGGCACCTCACCGACTCCGCCGCCCGGGCGCTGGCCGGGGCCGGCTGGAAACCCGCCGACCTCGGCGCGTTCGTCGCCCACCAGGCCAACCAGCGGATCCTCGACTCGGTCGCCGACCGCCTCGGCCTGCCGCCCGCCGTCCGCTTCGGCAACCTGCGCGAACTCGGCAACACCGCCGCCGCGTCCATCCCGCTGGTGCTCGCCGACGACGGCCCGCAACGCGCCCTCGCCCCCGGCACCCCGACCCTGCTCACCGCCTTCGGCGGCGGCCTGACCTGGGCGTCCGTCGCCCTCACCTGGCCCGCCGCCACCCCCGTCCGCCGCACCCTGGACTGACGTCCCACCAGGAGGAGAGACCCCGTGGACCAGGTCACCGAACGCATCGCCGCCGTCCTCACCGGGAAGTTCGACGTCCCCGCCGACCTCATCACCGCCCGGGCCAGCTTCCAGGACCTCGACCTCGACTCGCTGTCCGTCGTCGAGCTGTACGTCACCCTGCAGGAGGAGTGGGGCGTCCCGCTGGACGCCGAAGCCGCCACCGGCGACGTGACGGTCGGTGAACTCGCCGACGAAGTACGCACGTTGCTGGACGGGCGGCGACCCGGAGATGACTGACCGGACCGACCGGGCACGGATCGTCGTCACCGGCACCGGGGCCGTCACCGCCGGGGGCGACGGGATGGCCGCCACCTGGCGCACCCTGTGCGGGGGCCGCGGCACCGCCCGGCACGACCCCGCCCTGGACGGCACCCCGGTACCGATCAGCTGCCGCCCGCCGCACCCCGAGGACGCCCCCGTCCGGCAGGGCTGGCGGCTGGACCGCTCCACCCGCTACCTGCTGACCGCAGCCCAGGAAGCGCTCCGGGAAGCCGGGATCGAGGCGTTCGGCACCCGGCCCCCCGACTGGGACCCGGCCCGGGTCGCCGTGGTGGTCGGCTCGGCCGCCGGCGGCGTGGCCGTCCTGGAGGACGCCCACCGCCGCCTGCTCGAACGCGGCCCCGGTGCGCTCTCCCCGCTCACCCTCACCGGCTACCTGCCCAACCTGTCCGCCGCCGGCCACCTCGCCCTCGCGCTGCGCACCACCGGCCCCGCCCTGCACACCTCCACCGCCTGCGCCTCCGGCGCCAACGCGATCGCGCACGCCGCCCTGCTGCTCGCCACCGGCGCCTGCGACCTCGCCGTGACGGGCGGCACCGACGCGATGGCCACCCCGCTGTGCGCGGCCGCGTTCGCCCGGACCGGCGCGCTGTCCCGGCGCACCGACCGGCCCGCCACCGCCTCCCGGCCCTTCGACCGGGACCGGGACGGCTTCGTGCTCGGCGAGGGCGCGGGCGTCCTGGTGCTGGAACGCGCCGCCGACGCCGCCGCCCGCGGCGCCCCCGCCCTGGCCCACCTCGCCGGCTGGGCCACCACCTCCGACGCCCACCACCCCACCGCCCCCGACCCGGCGGGCCGCGGCCTGCGCGCCGCCGTCGCCCTCGCGCTGCGCGCCGCGGACGCCGCACCCGGCGAGGTCGAGCACGTCAACGCGCACGGCACCGGCACCCCGCGGGGCGACCGGGCCGAGGCCGCCGCCATCCGCGACCTGTTCGCCCGCACCCCGCCCAGCGTCACCTCCGCCAAGGGCGCCCTCGGCCACACCATGGGCGCGGCCGGCGCGATCGAGGCCGCCCTCACCGTCCGCACCCTGCGCACCGGCACCGCCCCGCCCACCGCCAACCACGACGCCCCCGGACCCGACACCGCCGGAATCGACCTGGTCACCGGCCGCCCCCGCGACCACGGCCCCCGGCTGGCGCTCAGCCACTCGCTCGGCTTCGGCGGCCACAACACGGTGCTGGCCCTGCGCCGGACGGACGCGCCCTAGTGTCCGGTCTGCGCCAGGTACCGGGCCAGGCACTCGGTGACCAGGCGGTGGTCCTCCACCTGCGGCAGGCCGGAGACGGTGACCGTGCCGACCATCCCGGTGCCGCGCACCAGCAGCGGGAAGGAGCCGCCGTGCGCGGCGTAGCGCGCCGGGTCGAGGTCGAAGGCCCGGCCCTTGACCCGGTGGCGCTCGCCCACCAGGTAGGATGCCTCGCCGAACCGGCGGACCACGGCCGCCTTGCGGCTGATCCAGTCGTCGTTGTCGGCGCTGGTGCCCGGCAGCGCGACGTGGAAGACCTGCTGCTCGCCGCGCCGGATGTCGACCGTCACCGCGAGGCCGCGCTCCAGGGCCACCGCGACGATCAGCGAGCCGAGCCGCCAGGTGTCCGCCAGGTCGGCCGAGGGGAGCTGCAACTTCCGGTGCTGGCGCTCGAGTTCGGCGATGTCGGGACGGGCGTCGCTGTGGCGGGTGCCGTCGCGGCCGTCGGCGTCCGGGTTCACAGGGCCACCGCCGTGCCGGTGCGGGAGGAGCGCTGCGCCGCATCGAGCACCCGCAGTGCCTGGACGGCGTCCCGCGCCTCGACCGGGACGGGGCCGTCGCCGCGCAGGGCCCGGGCCAGGCCCGCGTAGTAGTCCTGGTAGCGGCCGGGCAGGGTGGCCACCGGCTCGACGGCGTCCCCGGCCCGGAACGAGCCCCGGTGCTCGGGGGCGCACACGCCCCAGTCCGGGTCGGCGGGGGTGCCGCCGCGGCGCAGCGCGTCCTCCTGGCCGTCCAGGCCGTGGGTGACGTACGCGCCCCGGGAGCCCAGGACCCGGAAGCGGGGGCCGAGGTCGCCGGCGGTCGCGCTCATCCACAGGTGCGAGCGGGTGCCGTCGGCGTGGGTGAGGGCGACGAAGCTGTCGTCGTCGGTCGCGGCGCCGGTGCGGCGGGCGTCGAGTTCGGCGTAGACCCGCTCGGCCGGGCCGAACAGGACCAGGGCCTGGTCGACCAGGTGCGCGCCGAGGTCGTAGAGCAGGCCGCCGGCCTCGGCCGGGTCGCCCAGTTCGCGCCAGGCGCCGCTGAGTTCGGGGCGCCAGCGCTCGAAGCGGGACTCGAACCGGTTCACCCGGCCGAGCCGGCCCGAGTCGACCAGCTGCCGGACGGTGCGGAAGTCGCCGTCCCAGCGCCGGTTCTGGAACACGCTGAGCAGCACCCCCCGCTCCCGGGCCAGGGCGGCCAGCCGCTCGCCCTCGGCGGCGGTGGCGGCGAGCGGCTTGTCGACCACCACCGGCAGCCCGGCCTCGACGGCG
Proteins encoded:
- a CDS encoding beta-ketoacyl-ACP synthase 3, producing MPRAAVVGIGSCLPARSVDNQEVITEGCLDSSDEWIRRRTGIHRRRRAAPGTATGDLAVYAAAAAIESADAAPDFVLLATTTPDHPCPATAPAVAHRLGLPRVPALDLSAVCSGFLYALATADALVRAGACRHPLVIGADTYSTIVDPTDRDTAALFGDGAGAVLLAAAEDGAPGALHAADLGSDGGGAALITIDAGGSRHPDRQRQDPDGHWFRMRGRSVYGRAVRHLTDSAARALAGAGWKPADLGAFVAHQANQRILDSVADRLGLPPAVRFGNLRELGNTAAASIPLVLADDGPQRALAPGTPTLLTAFGGGLTWASVALTWPAATPVRRTLD
- a CDS encoding acyltransferase domain-containing protein encodes the protein MQVLSRAAARDGALRRALRAVYEEIDASAGAGALPSPAALLLGADPPGGRELARGPVGLQQVAHYGAAVAWQRVLAARYGPPDALLAVSFGELAALTAAGAWTVGAGARAAYGLAGVLARTPGGLTLIGCGEARAAELAARAGGGRVAVGCVNSPRECVLGGPPDRLAAVEGLAAAEGLSAVRLHLPFGSHHPELGRQRGEFEEVLRDGPPIGPTAVPVYSAVAGRRYTPADDLAARVADCLVRPAHLPRVLALLAAHGHTDYREAGPGSALGRNAADCLRGTGARVHATGEEDSERGPRTVTTDRTLDELLHGRHHPGRLPRLHRALARYPYRVAEAAAEREPYLYRRLRALLRALPAAADLHADPDGLAAALAWAAVADPRLGMTVVTQSVLGQGSLLRLAGARKGVAPELGAVDAGDLRIGYLVTEAGRASSHLGAGTVAEFRPERREFVLRTAEEADVKFGGVPQYPGPRGAVVIARAVDAAGRAGGVFAFLVRLADHDGPRPGVALSPPVPVGALPLSYHRVRFDGVRVPEAHWLRDDADLDADGHLHDPRTPEDRLRRTLAVGQDLWGVLPTALAALARQSAVLAVRHSRHRETRAALAPGSPLLAHRSQQRALLGALADAFALSCAAARARELLAAARESDAAGAESGFAPWAAVSRPLSAYKAHCADEAERIIAECQRRCGHAGLADGNRLAGYHGFARSFDPAGGDSRLIRYDLGRALLAEAGPGGPPPVPADLGDPGWWPAVLARHQHTLTDWLRRATAERARGGATPFEVWNPLLDRAAELGAAYAARLAAEDLPRALAALPPDGATDALAHLAALRAADRTAGALLRHRTLAPGELAGLENALERGYDRLLPHLEQVERAFAFPDDIVLPEGSPDGFPEGFPDGPAREGRPEGPNAPSGRGFPE
- a CDS encoding beta-ketoacyl-[acyl-carrier-protein] synthase family protein; protein product: MTDRTDRARIVVTGTGAVTAGGDGMAATWRTLCGGRGTARHDPALDGTPVPISCRPPHPEDAPVRQGWRLDRSTRYLLTAAQEALREAGIEAFGTRPPDWDPARVAVVVGSAAGGVAVLEDAHRRLLERGPGALSPLTLTGYLPNLSAAGHLALALRTTGPALHTSTACASGANAIAHAALLLATGACDLAVTGGTDAMATPLCAAAFARTGALSRRTDRPATASRPFDRDRDGFVLGEGAGVLVLERAADAAARGAPALAHLAGWATTSDAHHPTAPDPAGRGLRAAVALALRAADAAPGEVEHVNAHGTGTPRGDRAEAAAIRDLFARTPPSVTSAKGALGHTMGAAGAIEAALTVRTLRTGTAPPTANHDAPGPDTAGIDLVTGRPRDHGPRLALSHSLGFGGHNTVLALRRTDAP
- a CDS encoding Gfo/Idh/MocA family oxidoreductase, yielding MDSSPLNVGLVGYGLAGAVFHAPLISTTPGLRLAAVVTADPERRARAAADHPGAALLPDTDALWAAAPELGLDLVVVASPNRTHIPLATRAVEAGLPVVVDKPLAATAAEGERLAALARERGVLLSVFQNRRWDGDFRTVRQLVDSGRLGRVNRFESRFERWRPELSGAWRELGDPAEAGGLLYDLGAHLVDQALVLFGPAERVYAELDARRTGAATDDDSFVALTHADGTRSHLWMSATAGDLGPRFRVLGSRGAYVTHGLDGQEDALRRGGTPADPDWGVCAPEHRGSFRAGDAVEPVATLPGRYQDYYAGLARALRGDGPVPVEARDAVQALRVLDAAQRSSRTGTAVAL
- a CDS encoding SDR family NAD(P)-dependent oxidoreductase; protein product: MSKSTLPGAFRLDGARALVTGASRGIGRACALALAEAGCDLVLSARTGAALREAAEEAEGHGVRAVALAADLADPGAPSALVERAAAALGGIDVLLHNAGVLPTAADGSPVLVPFQHSTQQDWEHVIAVNLNATAEICRAAHPHLAASDRASLILMSSASGVMGTPLLDAYAATKAGQISLARSLGVGWAREGIRVNAVCPGWITTDMTSFASGTEPFSQWLMAHVPQGRWGTPEDVAGAVLFLASPASALVTAQALVLDGGLSTPDGGLGAIPKPPSPFAA
- a CDS encoding GNAT family N-acetyltransferase, giving the protein MMVTMGRHVIEPPGRDDAAALGPLQLRVWLQTYPCTDAGIDEGWIREHRGSSATAEGIARWREFIEAAARQPDLLFCRVVRSGTEIVGFLCGRRDEMVALGPMYLLDEAQGRGTGDRLMDEFLTWAGAAPVRLWVTDYNERAIRFYRRHGFEATGERELWRGKLPNLRMVRDAPPDGNPG
- a CDS encoding acyl carrier protein — encoded protein: MDQVTERIAAVLTGKFDVPADLITARASFQDLDLDSLSVVELYVTLQEEWGVPLDAEAATGDVTVGELADEVRTLLDGRRPGDD
- a CDS encoding 3-oxoacyl-ACP synthase III family protein, with translation MNAVGVWGTGRYVPVRVRGNGEVAAGAGVTPEWIAERTGVRRRHVAADGQAASDLAAEAVRRALASAGVPAERLGLLVCATSTPDELGPATACRVQALVGAGNAVALDVSAACSGWLFGAKVAHDWLREADGPVLAVVVGAEAYSKFLDPADRATAVLFADGAAATVLGPVEPPGGLGGFRLGTDGRLADRVLIPAGGSRRPATRETLAEGAHRIRMDGRTVSRFIRDAFPRMLHETLERHGLGVDDIDHVITHQPNPVLVRRLAAEAGLADRMTVVGDLVGNIGAASAPYALATAHAEGRLRPGDLILLTVFGAGMTWGSALLRWSAAPGGTDHERKDALP
- a CDS encoding heme-degrading domain-containing protein, giving the protein MNPDADGRDGTRHSDARPDIAELERQHRKLQLPSADLADTWRLGSLIVAVALERGLAVTVDIRRGEQQVFHVALPGTSADNDDWISRKAAVVRRFGEASYLVGERHRVKGRAFDLDPARYAAHGGSFPLLVRGTGMVGTVTVSGLPQVEDHRLVTECLARYLAQTGH